Proteins co-encoded in one Haladaptatus sp. ZSTT2 genomic window:
- a CDS encoding V-type ATP synthase subunit D produces MATDVKPTRKNLMAIEDRIDLSERGHGTLEKKRDGLIMEFMDILDQARDVRAGVEDNYQHAQRTINMARAMEGDVAVRGAAAALKEHPEITTQSKNIMGVVVPQIESSRVRKTLDQRGYGVLGTSARIDEAAEAYEELLESIILAAEVETAMKKMLDEIETTKRRVNALEFKLLPELYEAQDYIEQKLEEQEREEIFRLKKIKAKKEEEEKAERAEAEAAALPADD; encoded by the coding sequence ATGGCCACTGACGTCAAACCAACTCGGAAAAACCTGATGGCGATCGAAGATCGCATCGACCTCTCCGAGCGAGGCCACGGCACGCTCGAAAAGAAGCGTGACGGCCTCATCATGGAGTTCATGGACATCCTCGACCAGGCGCGTGACGTGCGCGCGGGCGTCGAGGACAACTACCAGCACGCACAGCGAACCATCAACATGGCCCGCGCAATGGAGGGCGACGTTGCGGTTCGTGGGGCTGCTGCTGCACTCAAAGAGCACCCGGAAATCACGACCCAATCGAAGAACATCATGGGCGTCGTGGTGCCACAAATCGAGTCGTCGCGCGTCAGAAAGACGCTCGACCAGCGTGGCTACGGTGTACTCGGAACCAGCGCTCGCATCGACGAAGCCGCAGAGGCGTACGAGGAACTGCTCGAAAGCATCATCCTCGCCGCCGAAGTGGAGACGGCGATGAAGAAGATGCTCGACGAGATCGAGACGACCAAGCGCCGTGTCAACGCCCTCGAATTCAAGCTCCTCCCGGAGCTCTACGAGGCCCAAGACTACATCGAGCAGAAACTCGAAGAACAAGAGCGCGAAGAGATCTTCCGGCTGAAGAAGATCAAAGCGAAGAAAGAAGAAGAAGAGAAGGCAGAACGCGCCGAAGCCGAAGCAGCGGCGTTGCCCGCAGACGACTAA
- a CDS encoding ATP synthase subunit A produces the protein MSQATESDTVREDGVIESVSGPVVTATDLEARMNDVVYVGQEGLMGEVIEIEGNLTTIQVYEETSNVAPGEPVESTGEPLTVDLGPGMLYSIYDGVQRPLDVLEEKMGAFLDRGVDAPGVDLEKTWEFTPTVEKGDEVTPGDIVGTVPETESIEHKVMVPPDFEGGVVAAVESGNFNVEEAVVELENGEEITMLQEWPVRKARPSVTKKTPREPLVTGQRIQDGLFPIAKGGTAAIPGPFGSGKTVTQQQLAKWSDADIVVYIGCGERGNEMTEVIDDFPNLEDPKTGKPLMSRTCLIANTSNMPVAARESCVYTGITIAEFYRDMGYDVALMADSTSRWAEAMREISSRLEEMPGEEGYPAYLSARLSQFYERAGMFENLNGTDGSISVVGAVSPPGGDFSEPVTQNTLRIVKTFWALDADLAERRHFPSINWNESYSLYREQLDPWFVENVTEDWPETRQWAVDVLDEETELREIVQLVGKDALPADQQLTLEVARYLREAFLQQNAFHDVDTFCPPEKTYRIIQAIKTFNDEAFKALEAGLPVEEITAINAAPRLNRIGTAEDYNEFVDDLEAEITEQLRELY, from the coding sequence ATGAGCCAAGCAACCGAATCCGACACCGTCCGCGAAGATGGTGTCATCGAGAGCGTGAGTGGTCCTGTTGTGACCGCCACGGACCTCGAAGCCCGAATGAACGACGTCGTGTACGTCGGCCAGGAAGGGCTGATGGGCGAGGTCATCGAAATCGAAGGTAACCTGACAACGATTCAGGTCTACGAGGAAACGTCCAACGTCGCACCCGGCGAACCGGTCGAGAGTACCGGCGAGCCGCTCACCGTCGACCTCGGACCGGGGATGCTGTACTCCATCTACGATGGTGTCCAGCGCCCACTCGACGTCTTAGAAGAGAAGATGGGTGCGTTCCTCGACCGCGGTGTCGACGCCCCCGGTGTCGACTTAGAAAAGACGTGGGAGTTCACCCCGACCGTCGAGAAAGGCGACGAAGTCACCCCCGGTGACATCGTCGGGACGGTTCCGGAAACCGAGAGTATCGAGCACAAAGTGATGGTTCCGCCGGACTTCGAAGGCGGCGTCGTTGCCGCGGTCGAATCGGGCAACTTCAACGTCGAAGAGGCGGTCGTCGAACTCGAAAACGGCGAGGAAATCACGATGCTCCAAGAGTGGCCCGTGCGTAAGGCACGCCCGTCGGTCACCAAGAAGACCCCGCGCGAACCGCTCGTCACGGGGCAGCGCATCCAGGACGGCCTGTTCCCAATCGCGAAGGGTGGGACGGCCGCCATCCCCGGCCCGTTCGGGTCCGGGAAGACGGTTACCCAGCAGCAACTCGCCAAGTGGTCTGACGCAGACATCGTTGTCTACATCGGCTGTGGCGAGCGCGGCAACGAGATGACCGAGGTCATCGACGACTTCCCGAACCTGGAAGACCCAAAGACCGGGAAGCCGCTCATGAGTCGTACCTGCCTCATCGCAAACACGTCGAACATGCCTGTCGCCGCGCGTGAATCCTGTGTGTACACGGGAATCACTATCGCAGAGTTCTACCGCGACATGGGCTACGACGTGGCACTGATGGCAGACTCCACGTCTCGCTGGGCAGAGGCAATGCGTGAAATCTCCTCGCGTCTCGAAGAGATGCCCGGTGAGGAAGGCTACCCAGCATACCTCTCGGCGCGGCTCTCTCAGTTCTACGAGCGCGCCGGGATGTTCGAGAACCTGAACGGCACCGACGGCTCGATTTCCGTCGTGGGCGCAGTCAGCCCGCCGGGCGGTGACTTCTCAGAGCCAGTCACGCAGAACACCCTGCGTATCGTGAAAACGTTCTGGGCACTCGACGCTGACCTCGCAGAGCGTCGTCACTTCCCCTCCATCAACTGGAACGAGTCCTACTCGCTCTATCGTGAGCAGTTAGACCCATGGTTCGTCGAGAACGTCACCGAAGACTGGCCGGAGACGCGCCAGTGGGCGGTTGACGTGCTCGACGAGGAGACGGAGCTGCGCGAGATTGTCCAGCTCGTCGGGAAGGACGCCCTCCCCGCAGACCAGCAGCTGACCCTCGAAGTCGCTCGCTACCTGCGTGAGGCGTTCCTCCAGCAGAACGCGTTCCACGACGTGGACACGTTCTGCCCACCGGAGAAGACCTACCGCATCATTCAGGCAATCAAGACGTTCAACGACGAGGCGTTCAAGGCACTCGAAGCGGGGCTTCCGGTCGAGGAAATCACCGCCATCAATGCCGCGCCGCGTCTGAACCGCATCGGGACGGCCGAGGACTACAACGAGTTCGTAGACGACCTCGAGGCCGAAATCACCGAACAACTCCGGGAGCTCTACTAA
- a CDS encoding V-type ATP synthase subunit F, which yields MSQEIAVIGSPEFTTGFRLAGVRKFENVAEEDKEANLDDAVERILADEDVGIIVMHDPDLEHLSRNVRNDVETSVEPTLVTLGGGAGSGGLRDKIKRAIGIDLMEQD from the coding sequence ATGAGCCAGGAAATTGCCGTCATTGGAAGCCCCGAGTTCACGACGGGCTTTCGGCTTGCGGGTGTCCGCAAGTTCGAGAACGTCGCAGAAGAGGACAAAGAGGCGAACCTCGACGACGCCGTCGAGCGCATCCTCGCAGACGAGGACGTCGGCATCATCGTGATGCACGACCCAGACCTTGAGCACCTCTCGCGCAACGTTCGCAACGACGTCGAAACAAGCGTTGAACCGACGCTCGTGACCCTCGGAGGTGGCGCCGGCAGTGGCGGCCTCCGCGATAAGATCAAGCGGGCTATCGGTATCGACCTGATGGAGCAAGACTAA
- a CDS encoding LPXTG cell wall anchor domain-containing protein has translation MTPAAEDGGINPLFIGLIALLLVAGLVSVYWRRRDDEQ, from the coding sequence GTGACGCCAGCCGCCGAAGACGGCGGAATAAACCCGCTGTTTATCGGTCTCATTGCCCTCCTGTTGGTGGCCGGACTGGTCAGCGTCTACTGGCGGCGGCGAGACGACGAGCAGTGA
- a CDS encoding helix-turn-helix transcriptional regulator, whose protein sequence is MSVLTRRSELLEVTLGEPLEKPGLVDALNVSRSTVDRGLRELMTHGFVERVDDGFTATLAGRLAIDVYAEFIDDSATINEVKRLLAHLPADVPITTDLLSSCTVYEATPPAAHKPINYLEAQLREANTHRGVTHTVSQSSTLNWFLECIENGLDAEKIHRAELLDYFQNDNREHMERMVATGNFRVLQVDTVPFGLAITTHDDGTQVSVVIYNKSGSMEGVIANDTREAYEWAMRYYESLRDEAIDITDQFR, encoded by the coding sequence GTGTCAGTCCTGACCCGTCGGAGCGAGCTACTGGAGGTTACACTCGGCGAGCCATTGGAGAAACCCGGCCTCGTAGACGCGCTCAATGTCTCGCGCTCTACGGTCGACCGCGGGCTGCGCGAACTCATGACCCACGGCTTCGTCGAACGCGTCGACGACGGCTTTACCGCCACGCTCGCAGGCCGTCTCGCCATCGATGTCTACGCCGAGTTCATCGACGACTCTGCGACCATAAACGAGGTGAAACGCCTCCTAGCACACCTCCCCGCAGACGTGCCTATCACGACCGACCTGCTCTCTTCGTGTACGGTGTACGAAGCAACCCCACCCGCAGCCCACAAACCCATAAACTACCTCGAAGCTCAACTCCGTGAGGCGAACACGCATCGCGGCGTGACCCACACCGTCTCCCAATCGAGTACGCTGAACTGGTTTCTCGAATGCATCGAAAACGGGTTGGACGCAGAGAAGATTCACCGGGCCGAACTGCTCGACTATTTCCAAAACGACAACCGCGAACACATGGAGCGGATGGTCGCAACCGGCAACTTCCGCGTGCTCCAAGTCGATACCGTCCCCTTTGGCCTCGCCATCACGACCCACGACGACGGCACCCAGGTGAGCGTCGTCATCTACAACAAAAGCGGTAGCATGGAGGGCGTCATCGCGAACGATACCCGCGAGGCCTACGAGTGGGCCATGCGCTACTACGAATCACTGCGCGACGAGGCCATCGACATCACCGACCAGTTTCGTTAA
- the prf1 gene encoding peptide chain release factor aRF-1, with product MSRQGEEMDDRRKYEFQKVIEELDEYSGSGTQLVTIYVPEDKQISDVVAHVTQEHSEAANIKSKQTRTAVQDALTSIKDRLRYYDVYPPDNGIVLFSGAIDAGGGQTDMVTKVLESPPEPVESFRYHCDSAFLTEPLSDMLVDKGLIGLIVLDRREATVGWLKGKRIEAVKSASSLVPGKQRKGGQSAQRFARLRLEAIDNFYQEVAGMADDLFVPYRHDMDGVLVGGPSPTKDEFLDGDYLHHEIQQIVIDKFDVSYTDESGLRELVDAAQDSLADHEVMKDKSQMDEFFKELHEGDLATYGFDATRRNLIMGSVDRLLISEDLRKDVVTYECSDGTEEYELLDRRKNTPTHKCDDGSEAEATTREDAIEHLMSIAEERGTETKFISTDFEEGDQLLHAFGGIAGILRYATGV from the coding sequence ATGAGCAGGCAGGGAGAAGAGATGGATGACCGCCGAAAATACGAGTTCCAGAAGGTCATCGAGGAGCTAGACGAGTACTCTGGTTCCGGGACACAACTCGTCACCATCTACGTTCCAGAAGACAAGCAGATTAGTGACGTCGTCGCCCACGTCACCCAGGAGCACAGCGAGGCGGCAAACATCAAGTCAAAGCAGACGCGGACTGCGGTCCAAGACGCCCTCACCAGCATCAAAGACCGGCTTCGCTACTACGATGTCTACCCGCCGGACAACGGCATCGTGCTGTTCTCAGGGGCCATCGACGCCGGTGGTGGCCAGACCGACATGGTCACGAAAGTGCTAGAAAGTCCCCCAGAACCCGTCGAATCGTTCCGGTATCACTGTGACTCGGCGTTCTTGACCGAGCCGCTCAGTGATATGCTCGTGGACAAGGGCCTCATCGGCCTCATCGTCTTAGACCGCCGCGAAGCGACCGTTGGCTGGCTCAAGGGCAAGCGCATCGAGGCGGTCAAATCAGCCTCATCGCTCGTCCCCGGCAAACAGCGCAAAGGTGGCCAGTCCGCCCAACGTTTCGCCCGGCTGCGCCTCGAAGCTATCGACAACTTCTATCAGGAAGTCGCAGGCATGGCAGACGACCTGTTCGTCCCCTACCGCCACGACATGGACGGCGTCCTCGTCGGCGGTCCCTCGCCCACGAAAGACGAGTTCTTAGACGGCGACTACCTCCACCACGAGATTCAACAGATCGTCATCGACAAGTTCGACGTGTCGTACACCGACGAGAGTGGCCTGCGCGAACTCGTAGACGCCGCCCAAGACTCGCTCGCAGACCACGAAGTGATGAAGGACAAGTCCCAGATGGACGAGTTCTTCAAGGAACTCCACGAGGGCGACCTCGCAACCTACGGGTTCGACGCCACCCGGCGCAACCTCATCATGGGGTCGGTCGACCGACTCCTCATCAGCGAAGACCTTCGCAAAGACGTCGTGACCTACGAGTGCAGTGATGGGACAGAAGAGTACGAGCTCTTAGACCGGCGAAAGAACACGCCGACCCACAAATGCGACGACGGCAGCGAAGCTGAGGCCACAACCCGCGAAGACGCCATCGAACACCTCATGTCCATCGCAGAAGAGCGCGGGACGGAAACCAAGTTCATCTCGACGGACTTCGAAGAAGGCGACCAACTGCTCCACGCCTTCGGTGGCATCGCGGGCATTCTCCGCTACGCGACCGGCGTCTAA
- a CDS encoding DUF6276 family protein, giving the protein MDCPRCGAPVVAFDVPADLRDCVAGEEPVVALCTSCLTLSPADEPDDDPDFSAISREFPTLRGAAIPMALLLGLLSSLAVNRAEIERLVERVERTGTDPLLVLDRLARDPDISAETDLRGRQTQLEQFLD; this is encoded by the coding sequence ATGGATTGCCCACGCTGTGGCGCGCCGGTCGTTGCCTTCGACGTGCCCGCAGACCTCAGAGACTGCGTTGCGGGCGAAGAGCCGGTCGTCGCGCTCTGTACGTCGTGTCTCACCCTCTCTCCGGCAGACGAACCCGACGACGACCCCGATTTTTCGGCCATCAGCCGGGAGTTTCCGACGCTTCGCGGCGCGGCGATTCCGATGGCGTTGCTTCTCGGGTTGCTCTCGTCGCTCGCGGTGAATCGCGCGGAAATCGAACGGCTCGTAGAACGCGTCGAACGAACCGGCACCGACCCGCTGTTGGTGTTAGATAGGCTCGCCCGCGACCCGGATATTTCCGCAGAAACAGACCTTCGGGGCAGGCAGACGCAACTCGAACAGTTCCTCGATTAA
- a CDS encoding ATP synthase subunit B, whose product MKEYQTITEISGPLVFVEVDEPIGYDEIVEIETPDGEIKRGQVLESSTGIVAIQVFEGTTGLNRQASVRFLGETMKMPVTEDLLGRVMDGSGKPIDGGPDIVPEERRDIVGEAINPYSREYPEEFIQTGVSSVDGMNTLVRGQKLPIFSASGLPHNDLALQIARQATVPEEAGDEGEGTEFAVIFGAMGITAEEANEFMEDFERTGALERSVVFMNLADDPAVERTVTPRLALTTAEYLAFDKGYHVLVILTDMTNYCEALREIGAAREEVPGRRGYPGYMYTDLATLYERAGRIKGREGSVTQIPILTMPGDDDTHPIPDLTGYITEGQIMMDRDLNSQGIEPPVNVLPSLSRLMDDGIGEGLTRDDHADVSDQMYAAYAEGEDLRDLVNIVGREALSERDNKYLDFAERFENEFIQQGYHTNRSIEETLNVGWNLLSMLPKDELNRIDEELIEKYYEEADAIEAEA is encoded by the coding sequence ATGAAAGAGTACCAGACAATCACCGAAATCAGTGGCCCGCTGGTGTTCGTCGAAGTCGACGAACCGATTGGGTACGACGAAATCGTCGAAATCGAGACACCTGACGGCGAGATAAAGCGTGGGCAGGTGCTCGAATCGAGCACGGGTATCGTGGCCATCCAGGTCTTCGAGGGCACCACCGGCCTGAACCGTCAGGCCTCCGTCCGCTTCCTTGGCGAGACGATGAAGATGCCGGTCACCGAAGACCTCCTCGGGCGCGTCATGGACGGGTCGGGGAAGCCAATCGACGGCGGCCCGGACATCGTCCCCGAAGAGCGCCGCGACATCGTGGGTGAGGCAATCAACCCGTACTCGCGTGAGTACCCAGAGGAGTTCATCCAGACGGGTGTCTCCTCGGTTGACGGCATGAACACCCTCGTGCGTGGCCAGAAACTGCCGATTTTCTCGGCATCCGGGCTGCCACACAACGACCTCGCACTCCAGATTGCTCGTCAGGCAACCGTGCCTGAGGAAGCAGGCGACGAAGGCGAAGGCACCGAGTTCGCCGTCATCTTCGGTGCGATGGGTATCACCGCAGAAGAGGCAAACGAGTTCATGGAAGACTTCGAGCGCACGGGTGCACTCGAACGCTCTGTGGTCTTCATGAACCTGGCAGACGACCCCGCAGTCGAGCGGACGGTCACGCCACGCCTCGCACTCACCACCGCAGAGTACCTCGCGTTCGACAAGGGCTACCACGTCCTCGTTATCCTCACGGACATGACCAACTACTGTGAGGCACTGCGCGAAATCGGTGCGGCACGCGAAGAGGTGCCGGGCCGTCGTGGCTACCCAGGGTACATGTACACAGACCTTGCCACGCTCTATGAGCGTGCAGGCCGCATCAAGGGTCGTGAAGGCTCCGTGACGCAGATTCCGATTCTCACGATGCCGGGTGACGACGACACGCACCCAATTCCCGACCTAACTGGCTACATCACCGAAGGCCAGATTATGATGGACCGTGACCTGAACAGTCAGGGTATCGAGCCACCGGTGAACGTGCTCCCATCGCTCTCGCGGCTGATGGACGACGGGATTGGCGAGGGGCTCACCCGCGACGACCACGCCGACGTTTCAGACCAGATGTACGCGGCGTACGCAGAGGGTGAAGACCTTCGTGACCTCGTGAACATTGTGGGCCGCGAGGCACTCAGTGAGCGCGACAACAAGTACCTCGACTTCGCAGAGCGCTTCGAAAACGAGTTCATCCAGCAGGGCTACCACACCAACCGCTCGATTGAGGAAACCCTCAACGTTGGCTGGAACCTGCTGTCGATGCTGCCAAAAGACGAACTCAACCGTATCGACGAAGAGCTCATCGAAAAGTACTACGAGGAAGCAGACGCCATCGAGGCGGAGGCATAA